Within the Flavobacterium sp. CG_23.5 genome, the region TGCATTACATCCGGTTGATAAATAAAAACCAGTAATTTGTTGGTTTTGTTTTTGGATCTCAGTAAGGTATATGGTCTGTTTATTCTAATAGTTTTGACATCAAATGAGTCTTTAACTTTTTTTGCAATATCAAATACTTTTCTGTTCCCAATGTTTTGATTTTGTAAAATAGTACTAAAACTGTCTCCCTTTTTTATCGTGTCTTTAATCACATTAAAATCAGAATATTTAAATCCAAATTCAACTTTTTTGGATACAGGTTTTACAATTTCATCATCAAATGTAACCTCAGTTTTTTTGCACGATACTAATGAAAATAATACTATGATAATAATTAATACTTTTTTCAAACTGTAATTCATATTGTAATTTAAATTATTTTTCTTCTCCCCAATTCGCCAACTCAGCAGCGGTCCATAATTCAGGGAAAAATATTCTTCGTTGGTATTTTGGATGCATGTATTTCTTCCAGTCACTACCACCTGTCGCTTCTCCATCACCTTTCCCACTTTGATCAATATATTTTTTTGCCGTGTTTAGATGTTGCATCACCCACGTAATATTTACCGTGTGATCATAATGACGCATGGCTGTAATTAATTCTGGATTTTTTTGATCTGCGTCTGGAAGTTGTTTGAATTTCTGCCAAATATTTATGGTGTTATATTCTTCCATGTGACCTAAAAACATTTTTTTGTATTTTCTTTCAAATTCCTCCAAAAGGAATGATTTTTTACCTGTTTTATAATCTTTACCAGCTGCTTGCCAATACAAATGTTCGAAAGCAAATTCATAAGGTGTGTTTCTATCAATCGTGTCTCTATAGCGATGATCAATAAGATTTATTAGATCTGTAGAAGAAAACTCAATTAAGCGGTATTGTGCGCTTTGAAAACCGCTTGCAGGTGTAAGCGTATTTCTAAATTTCATATATTGCTCCACTTCCATTCCATCTCCCATAATACTGAAAGAGGTTGTCAGCATATCAAAATACCGACTAACTCTCATTAACCTTTCGGTAAAAAAATCAGTTTGAATGTTTTGTGCGTACGAAATTTGATTCATTTCCCAAAGTATCATCTTAAATATCAGTTCGTTTACTTGATGATACATGATGAAAACCATTTCATCCGGAAGTGTTGTTCTTTGAATTTGAAGATTTAATAATGCATCCGTTTGAATATAATCCCAGTAAGTTATAGGTTTCGACCAAAGTAATCCTTCTAGTTGCGTCTCGGTCTTCTGGTTTATTGCTTGATATTTAAGTTCAATTTCTTTTAAAATCACTTCTGCATTATCACTATTGTTCATTATCTTTTTATTTTAAACGGATTCTTCAATCCTTTGAATGCGTCCAAATCTGCTTTGATTGATCCTACAGCAAGACTTGCTTTGATACGCAACGGTAATTTATTATCGTCGTCTGAAATCCAAACGGTTAGACTTTCTTCTTCTTTAAAAACACGTCCCGATTGAACCAAAGGTCTAAAAATCATAGCGGAAACAACGCCAAATTTAGTTGTAATATCCTCACGTCCAATAAATTTTAACTTAAACTTTGTAGTTTCATTATCAAAAAACATATCAATCGAGATTGCTTCTCCAACCCTCAATTTATCAATGCCGGGATAATTTCTTAAATAATAGAAGGCCGACAAGATGTCTTGAGTGTTTTTTGGAATGATAAGTGTTTTTTCGGTTTTGTGCTTATAATCTTTAACCAGAATTCGATTGGCACTTTGATTAAAAAAACCTTCTTGATTTTTAGTATAACCTCCTTCGTTAATCTTTCTTACAAATTGATTTGGATTTCCGGATTCCTTATCAATGTAGCTTTCATATAAATCATCCACTTTAAAGAAAAATCGAGACATACCAGTAGTAAACCCTTTCCCTATCACATGAAAAGATTTTCTGTTATTTACTGTGGCATCTTTAACCTCCAAAGTTGCGTAACCCGCGTTTACAACACCGTAATGGATTCTAAATTTAAACCATTCACCCGCTTCGTAAGCATCTTCTTTAGGAGAATCAAAACTAACAGTTGTAATCAGTATTAAGAGTAGTAGTATTTTTTTCATTGCTTTTTTATGTCAGATTAATGACCGTAACTGCAAATTTTGTTCCAAATATATTAAAACAAAAAAACTCAGTCAAATAATGACTGAGTTTTTATGCTATTAACTAACCAAAAAACTATAAATTATGAAATTTATATCAATTTAGGAAGGAAACCACCCCTTCCTGTTTTGCGAGTGCAAAGGTAATTAACAAACCCAGTATTTCTTAGTTAAAAATATACTTTAACACAATATATGCAAAAAAACATACCGTTCATCGGTTAAAATTTCACATTATATAAAAATAACGCGTTTCTATAGCGTTCCTCGCAATGCCTGTTCTCTTTCAATTGACTCAAAAAGCGCCTTGAAGTTACCCGCACCAAAACCTTTGGCTCCCATTCTTTGAATAATCTCAAAAAACAATGTTGGTCTGTCTTGCACTGGTTTTGTAAATATTTGCAACAAATATCCTTCTTCATCGGCATCCACCATGATTGCTAGCTTCTCGATTTCGTTTAAATCTTCTTTCATCATTTTCATGTGATCTCCCAAACGTTCCGGAATTGCCTCATAATAAGTATGCGGAGGAGCCGACAAAAATTCGATTCCTCTTGCTTTCAATTGCGATACTGTTTTGATAATATCATCTGTTGCAATGGCGATATGCTGAATTCCAGGTCCACCATAAAAGTCTAAGTATTCCTCGATTTGTGACTTTTTCTTTCCTTCGGCGGGTTCGTTGATTGGAAATTTGATTCGTCCGTTTCCGTTAGACATTACCTTACTCATCAACGCCGAATATTCAGTGTTAATCTGTTTGTCATCAAAAGAAAGGAAATTCACAAATCCCATTACGTCTTCATAGAACTTAACCCAAGTATTCATTTCATTCCAACCTACGTTACCCACCATGTGGTCTATGTATTTTAATCCTGTTGGTTCTGGATTGTAATCGGATTTCCATTCTTTATACCCTGGTAAGAAAACACCGTTATAATTTTTGCGTTCTACAAAAATATGAACGGTTTCACCATAAGTATAAATTCCAGAACGCACTACTTCTCCAAATTCGTCTTTCTCAACCGTTGGCTCCATAAAAGATCGAGCACCACGTTTCATTGTTTCTTCATAAGCACTGGTGGCATCTTCTACCCATAGCGCTGCTACTTTCACCCCGTCTCCATGTTTTCTCAAATGTTCGTGTATTGGAGAATCTTGTGTTAATGGCGTGGTCAACACGATGCGGATTTTATCTTGTTTCAACACATAAGAAGTTCTGTCTCTTACCCCAGTTTCTAATCCTGCATAGGCCAATGACTGGTATCCGAAAGCAGTTTTATAATAATGTGCTGACTGTTTTGCGTTTCCTACATAGAATTCTACATAATCGGTTCCTAATAAAGGAAGGAAATCTTGTGCTCCTTCAAATATTTTTTCTAGTCCGTATTCTACTGATTTTACTTCTTTTGACATGGTATTTATTTTTTGATTTGGCAAATCCAATTTTGGAACGCAGCTAATGCGGATAAAACAGATTTACAAAGATTTTAATAATTTAAAAATACATTGATATTTACACTAAAGCCCTAGCCCTGATGGAAGCGGCATCCTTTTTTGTTTTTCTTTAAAAACAAAAAAGATACAGCGGACAGCAGGAAATAGCTCCCTATTACTCCACCCAAGATTTATAATATTGACCGTCGTCTAATCCCATAGCTTCCTCGGTTACCATTAACGGGCGAAATGTATCGACCATTACGGCTAATTCGTGGGTTTCTTTATGACCAATACTACGTTCCATTGCGCCTGGCGCCGGTCCGTGAGGAATCCCTTTTGGGTGTAACGTAATATGTCCTTGCTCGATATTGTTGCGTGACATAAAGTCACCATCTACATAATATAATACCTCATCACTGTCAATATTGCTGTGATTGTATGGCGCTGGAATGGCTTTTGGATGATAATCGTACAACCTAGGAACGAACGAACACACCACGAAAGTTGCCGTTTCGAATGTTTGGTGTACCGGTGGCGGTTGGTGTACGCGTCCAGTTATGGGTTCAAAATTATGAATGCTAAATCCGTAAGGAAAATTGTAACCGTCCCAACCCACAACGTCAAAAGGATGTGTAGCATAAATTACTTCATGCATCATTCCTTCTTTCTTGATTTTGATCAGGAAATCACCTTTTTCATCATGCGTTTCTAACTCTGTTGGCAAAATAAAATCGCGTTCGCAAAACGGGGAATGTTCTAAATGTTGTCCTGAATCATTTTTATATCGTTTTGGCGTATAAAAAGGAGCGAAAGATTCTACGTAAAACAATCTATTTTCCGTCGTTTCAAAATCAATTTGATAAATCATTCCGCGTGGAATAATCAGATAATCGCCGTATTCAAAAGGAATGTTTCCCATCATGGTACGCAATTTCCCTTTTCCCTTGTGGATGAAAATCATTTCATCGGCGTCGGCATTTTTATAGAAATAATTACGCAATGATTGTCTCGGCGCAGCGAGTCCTATAGTACAGTCTTTATTGACTAACATCGCTTTGCGACTGTCCAGAAAATCGTCTTCGGGTTTTAACTCAAACCCTTTTAACAATAAAGATTTTATGTTTTTTCCAATGGCAATTTTTGGTTCCACCGAATACGATTTTGTTATTTCTTTTATTTGTGTTGGTCTGTGAACGTGATAAAGCAATGAGGAATTACCATGAAAACCCTCTGTTCCAAATAGTTGTTCGTAATACAAACCACCGTTTGGTTTTTCGAACTGTGTGTGTCTTTTTTGGGGAAAACTTCCCAATTTATGATAGATAGGCATAATTTTTTAAATTAGATAATTATACAATGAGAGATAATAAAGTATTTAGATAACGATAGAATTAGATTGATTCAAGAGAATCTCTATTTTAATTTTCCATTATCTAATTAATTTCTCATTCAGGATTTCTCTTGATAAGAAATTGCAGATATCCTAATAAACCGGTCCAAGTTGTTTTCATAATAACAAATATCGGAATTATTATTGAAATAAATTACAATTAAAACATAAACCCTATAGAAAACCAAGTATATCCTCTAGAATTTTCAGGAGACCAAGAATATTTAATTTCTACAGGTCCAATGATTGTTTCCAATCCATATCCTAGCGCGTAACCAGAATATTTAGGTATTGAAATCCAGTCTACAGTTTCAAAAAGCCTGTCTCCAATGTTAGCGAAATTTGCCGAAAAGTTGAAATGATTATTTTTGTAAAATTCGTAATCAACGGTTGCTGTAGATTTTATATAACTATTTCCTGCAATACTTAAAAAATCGTAGCCATAGAAATGTCTGAAATTATTTATCATATTGTACCCATATCCCCCCAAAAGAAAATTGAAAAAATTAACACTATCACTCCCAAAAGAAAAACCGGCTTCAGTTTGGAATTTAAAAGTCGTTTTTTTGAAAAGGGTTCCTGCTATTCCAAAATCACCTTTCGCAATAGAAAAAGGGTGAAAATTACCAGTATAATCAGAAGAGATCAAATAGGATTGAATATCTCCCGAAAAATACCATCCTTTTTTAGGGAAATATTTATCATCAAATGAGTCGTATTTCATATATCCGAATAAACTTCCGTAACTACTTTTGTCAATTATAGGATCTATATTGGCCAAGGTTTCGGATTTAATTTTCAAAAATTTATATTCTATTCCTCCTCCAATTAAAAATTTTTGTACAAATAAAGATTGGAAGTAAATTTGGTTCGTTACATCCGAAAAGTCCACATTAACGGAATTAATTCCAAGAGCCCCTAAATCTAAACTGCTTATTTCTTTGGTTACATTCCTATTGAATTGATTAAATTGTGATTTGAATCCAAAACTTAAATTAAATCCATTGTCAATATAATAATCTAAATTATATCT harbors:
- a CDS encoding homogentisate 1,2-dioxygenase gives rise to the protein MPIYHKLGSFPQKRHTQFEKPNGGLYYEQLFGTEGFHGNSSLLYHVHRPTQIKEITKSYSVEPKIAIGKNIKSLLLKGFELKPEDDFLDSRKAMLVNKDCTIGLAAPRQSLRNYFYKNADADEMIFIHKGKGKLRTMMGNIPFEYGDYLIIPRGMIYQIDFETTENRLFYVESFAPFYTPKRYKNDSGQHLEHSPFCERDFILPTELETHDEKGDFLIKIKKEGMMHEVIYATHPFDVVGWDGYNFPYGFSIHNFEPITGRVHQPPPVHQTFETATFVVCSFVPRLYDYHPKAIPAPYNHSNIDSDEVLYYVDGDFMSRNNIEQGHITLHPKGIPHGPAPGAMERSIGHKETHELAVMVDTFRPLMVTEEAMGLDDGQYYKSWVE
- the hppD gene encoding 4-hydroxyphenylpyruvate dioxygenase — protein: MSKEVKSVEYGLEKIFEGAQDFLPLLGTDYVEFYVGNAKQSAHYYKTAFGYQSLAYAGLETGVRDRTSYVLKQDKIRIVLTTPLTQDSPIHEHLRKHGDGVKVAALWVEDATSAYEETMKRGARSFMEPTVEKDEFGEVVRSGIYTYGETVHIFVERKNYNGVFLPGYKEWKSDYNPEPTGLKYIDHMVGNVGWNEMNTWVKFYEDVMGFVNFLSFDDKQINTEYSALMSKVMSNGNGRIKFPINEPAEGKKKSQIEEYLDFYGGPGIQHIAIATDDIIKTVSQLKARGIEFLSAPPHTYYEAIPERLGDHMKMMKEDLNEIEKLAIMVDADEEGYLLQIFTKPVQDRPTLFFEIIQRMGAKGFGAGNFKALFESIEREQALRGTL
- a CDS encoding tryptophan 2,3-dioxygenase family protein, which produces MNNSDNAEVILKEIELKYQAINQKTETQLEGLLWSKPITYWDYIQTDALLNLQIQRTTLPDEMVFIMYHQVNELIFKMILWEMNQISYAQNIQTDFFTERLMRVSRYFDMLTTSFSIMGDGMEVEQYMKFRNTLTPASGFQSAQYRLIEFSSTDLINLIDHRYRDTIDRNTPYEFAFEHLYWQAAGKDYKTGKKSFLLEEFERKYKKMFLGHMEEYNTINIWQKFKQLPDADQKNPELITAMRHYDHTVNITWVMQHLNTAKKYIDQSGKGDGEATGGSDWKKYMHPKYQRRIFFPELWTAAELANWGEEK
- a CDS encoding DUF3108 domain-containing protein encodes the protein MKKILLLLILITTVSFDSPKEDAYEAGEWFKFRIHYGVVNAGYATLEVKDATVNNRKSFHVIGKGFTTGMSRFFFKVDDLYESYIDKESGNPNQFVRKINEGGYTKNQEGFFNQSANRILVKDYKHKTEKTLIIPKNTQDILSAFYYLRNYPGIDKLRVGEAISIDMFFDNETTKFKLKFIGREDITTKFGVVSAMIFRPLVQSGRVFKEEESLTVWISDDDNKLPLRIKASLAVGSIKADLDAFKGLKNPFKIKR